In one window of Hymenobacter nivis DNA:
- a CDS encoding helix-turn-helix domain-containing protein, translating into MRRRAQVILGHHRGATVQQLATLFAVGYNTVGIWLRRWQELGLAGLAEGQRSGRPPKLPPAVKKSSDLAGYGHPAIARVAS; encoded by the coding sequence ATGCGGCGGCGTGCCCAAGTTATTTTGGGACACCACCGCGGGGCGACCGTTCAGCAATTGGCCACTTTGTTTGCCGTGGGCTATAATACGGTCGGTATCTGGCTGCGCCGCTGGCAGGAGCTGGGCTTGGCCGGGCTGGCCGAGGGCCAGCGGTCGGGCCGCCCGCCGAAACTCCCACCAGCAGTAAAAAAAAGTAGCGACCTGGCTGGGTACGGCCACCCAGCAATTGCGCGCGTGGCTTCCTGA
- a CDS encoding transglycosylase domain-containing protein → MRISPSTKRILIGVAGAFVVLLLLAFGIFQWKRQQLLAYALREVKARVERKYPVTLALGPAQFTNLNTVEIKGMSVVPTARPADTLLTARRLQASLSIRSLFAGRPVFSDLQIQHARLTAHKTTTTDNFSFLLDKKKQPAEPPRDAAQGRNYGLLLNQVLEAGFGNVPGQANFQDFVVRYDSPHHQALLTMPRLKIEDGDISGRLTASVDSVVNELGIDGHIEAGDYALTARVFGVGGSVQLPYVPRRFGALVSFDTVLVRMTGKDFTNDDTGGKLMVRGSLAARNFSLYQPRLGSEDIVVHRGQLDFVASLGRATVALEEGSRVVLNQLVFHPEISVRLKPKLVVRLRIDSDAAPTNAFFASLPEGMFDVVAGTQGTGTLAYHLKADVDLAQVDSLHLNSSLQASKDFRITHFGAEDLGKLNTDFAYTAYNDKGDSLRTFPVGPSNPDFTRYDDVADYLKSAIMTAEDPRFLTHRGFMEKAFINAAIQDIKEKRFARGGSTLSMQLVKNVFLNRQKTVGRKAEEMLIVWLIENTRLVSKQRMFEVYLNIIEWGPSKYRWPSGKHGVYGVKEAALFYYGKRPSELNLPESLYLASIIPKPKYYRYSFNSYGNLRTSTRYFFKLIADIMVNKGLISENDRDNLTYGVNLNGPARSYIVTARDTTRTVSPADSSQFESINLIDLLNTAKAADATPAAPAAPGGAGAPK, encoded by the coding sequence GTGCGCATTTCCCCTTCCACTAAACGGATTCTCATCGGCGTGGCGGGCGCTTTCGTGGTGCTGCTGCTGCTGGCGTTCGGTATTTTCCAGTGGAAGCGCCAGCAGCTGCTGGCCTACGCCCTGCGTGAGGTGAAGGCCCGCGTGGAGCGCAAATATCCCGTGACGCTGGCCCTGGGCCCTGCCCAGTTTACCAATCTCAACACGGTCGAAATCAAGGGCATGAGCGTGGTGCCCACCGCCCGCCCCGCCGATACGCTGCTCACCGCCCGCCGCCTGCAAGCCAGCCTGAGCATACGGTCGCTGTTTGCGGGCCGGCCGGTGTTTTCGGATTTGCAAATTCAGCACGCCCGCCTTACGGCCCACAAAACGACCACCACCGACAACTTCAGCTTCCTGCTGGACAAGAAGAAACAGCCAGCCGAGCCGCCCCGCGACGCGGCCCAGGGCCGCAACTATGGCCTGCTGCTGAACCAGGTGCTCGAAGCCGGATTCGGCAACGTGCCCGGCCAGGCCAATTTTCAAGACTTTGTGGTGCGCTACGACTCGCCTCACCACCAAGCGCTGCTCACCATGCCGCGCCTGAAAATTGAGGACGGTGACATCAGCGGCCGCCTCACGGCCAGCGTCGATTCGGTGGTGAACGAGCTAGGCATCGACGGCCACATCGAGGCCGGCGACTACGCCCTCACGGCGCGCGTGTTTGGCGTGGGCGGCTCCGTGCAGCTGCCTTACGTGCCGCGCCGCTTCGGGGCCCTGGTGAGCTTCGACACGGTGCTGGTGCGCATGACGGGCAAGGATTTCACTAACGACGACACCGGCGGCAAGCTCATGGTGCGCGGCTCGCTGGCGGCCCGCAACTTCAGCCTCTACCAGCCCCGGCTGGGCTCGGAAGACATTGTGGTGCACCGCGGGCAGCTCGATTTTGTGGCCTCGCTGGGCCGCGCCACCGTGGCCCTGGAGGAAGGCTCCCGCGTGGTGCTCAACCAGTTGGTGTTTCATCCCGAAATTTCGGTGCGCCTAAAGCCGAAGCTGGTCGTGCGCCTGCGCATCGACTCCGACGCGGCCCCCACCAACGCCTTTTTCGCCTCCCTGCCCGAGGGCATGTTCGACGTGGTGGCCGGCACCCAGGGCACGGGCACGCTGGCCTACCACCTCAAGGCCGACGTAGACCTGGCCCAGGTCGACAGCCTGCACCTCAACTCGTCGCTGCAAGCCAGCAAAGATTTCCGCATCACCCACTTCGGGGCTGAAGACCTGGGCAAGCTCAACACCGACTTCGCCTACACCGCCTACAACGACAAGGGCGACTCACTGCGCACCTTCCCCGTGGGGCCCTCCAACCCCGATTTTACGCGCTACGACGACGTAGCCGACTACTTGAAATCGGCCATTATGACGGCCGAAGACCCGCGCTTCCTGACCCACCGCGGCTTTATGGAAAAGGCCTTCATCAACGCTGCTATCCAGGATATTAAGGAGAAGCGCTTTGCCCGCGGCGGCAGCACGCTCAGCATGCAGCTGGTGAAAAACGTATTCCTGAACCGCCAGAAAACCGTAGGCCGCAAGGCCGAGGAAATGCTGATCGTGTGGCTCATCGAAAATACGCGCCTCGTAAGCAAGCAGCGCATGTTCGAGGTCTACCTCAACATCATCGAGTGGGGCCCCAGCAAGTACCGCTGGCCCAGCGGCAAGCACGGCGTGTACGGCGTGAAGGAGGCCGCCCTGTTCTACTACGGCAAGCGCCCCAGCGAGCTGAACCTGCCCGAGAGCCTGTACCTAGCCAGCATCATTCCCAAACCCAAATATTACCGCTACTCCTTCAATAGCTATGGCAACCTGCGCACCAGTACGCGCTATTTCTTTAAGCTGATTGCTGACATCATGGTGAACAAGGGCTTGATTTCGGAAAACGACCGCGACAACCTGACCTACGGCGTGAACCTCAACGGCCCGGCCCGCAGCTACATCGTCACGGCCCGCGACACTACCCGCACCGTATCGCCGGCCGATAGCAGCCAGTTCGAGTCCATCAACCTGATCGACCTGCTGAATACCGCCAAGGCCGCCGATGCAACGCCCGCCGCCCCAGCCGCGCCCGGCGGCGCCGGAGCCCCCAAATAG
- a CDS encoding IS630 family transposase has product MRAWLPDIRRGWGLKLSLSTLRRLARRAGYRWKRCRRSLKAQRDPVLFAAAQQHLHTLHQAEARGAVAVVYVDECRFSRQAPVPYAWQRRGQPPVGLPAVRGRGGHSVLGFWQAHAPHQPLEAYVREGSLTADLFVLAVNAFCHSLSGPTVLVLDNASIHKAHVVRACEAKWAAAGLTLFFLPAYSPELNHIELLWHRCKHYWVRPQDYATEQTLLQRLEHVLANVGNHYTITFA; this is encoded by the coding sequence TTGCGCGCGTGGCTTCCTGACATCCGCCGAGGCTGGGGCCTCAAGCTCAGCCTGAGCACGCTGCGCCGGCTGGCGCGCCGCGCCGGCTACCGCTGGAAGCGCTGCCGCAGGAGTCTGAAAGCGCAACGCGACCCGGTCTTGTTTGCCGCCGCCCAGCAGCACCTGCACACGTTGCACCAAGCCGAAGCCCGCGGCGCGGTGGCCGTGGTCTACGTCGATGAGTGCCGCTTCTCGCGCCAAGCCCCCGTGCCCTATGCCTGGCAACGGCGTGGGCAGCCCCCGGTGGGCCTGCCCGCCGTACGGGGGCGCGGGGGGCATTCGGTCCTGGGCTTCTGGCAGGCCCACGCCCCGCACCAGCCCCTGGAGGCCTACGTGCGGGAAGGCAGCCTGACGGCCGACTTATTTGTGCTGGCCGTCAACGCATTCTGCCACAGTCTAAGCGGCCCTACCGTGCTCGTACTCGACAATGCCTCCATTCACAAAGCGCACGTGGTGCGCGCTTGTGAAGCCAAGTGGGCAGCGGCCGGCCTGACACTCTTTTTCTTGCCCGCCTACAGCCCCGAACTCAACCACATCGAACTGCTCTGGCACCGCTGCAAGCACTATTGGGTTCGCCCCCAGGATTACGCCACGGAGCAAACCTTGCTACAACGCCTCGAACACGTGCTGGCAAACGTCGGTAATCACTACACGATTACTTTTGCATGA
- the purB gene encoding adenylosuccinate lyase encodes MLSPLTALSPLDGRYHRTTAALAPYFSELALMRYRVRVEVEYFIALAQLPLPQLSGVSADAFPVLRRLYTEFGEAQAQAIKAHEAVTNHDVKAVEYFLRDEFTKLGLGNALEFIHFGLTSQDVNNTAIPLSLKDAWADALGPQFAAVTGRLTALAIAWGPIPMLARTHGQPASPTRLGKEVEVFVARLEGQLALLAQVPYAAKFGGATGGFNAHFVAYPNTDWHGFARQFVEETLGLTRTFPTTQIEPYDNLAAFCDGVKRLNTILIDLCRDVWQYIAMGYFRQTVKAGEVGSSAMPHKVNPIDFENAEGNLGVANALLEHFAAKLPISRLQRDLTDSTVLRNLGVPLGHTLIALHSLLRGLGKLALDEAALARDLEANWAVVAEGIQTVLRRESYPDPYNALKQLTRTGEAISATTIARFVEELNVADGVKAELRALTPQSYVGR; translated from the coding sequence ATGCTTTCGCCCCTCACCGCCCTCTCGCCCCTCGACGGGCGCTACCACCGCACCACGGCCGCCCTGGCCCCCTACTTCTCCGAGCTGGCCCTGATGCGCTACCGCGTGCGGGTTGAAGTGGAGTACTTCATCGCCCTGGCCCAGCTGCCGCTGCCGCAGCTAAGTGGCGTTTCGGCCGATGCGTTTCCGGTTCTGCGCCGGCTCTACACTGAATTCGGCGAGGCCCAGGCGCAGGCCATCAAGGCCCACGAAGCTGTGACAAACCACGACGTGAAGGCGGTGGAGTACTTCCTGCGCGACGAATTCACGAAGCTCGGCCTGGGCAATGCGCTGGAATTCATTCACTTCGGGCTCACCTCGCAAGACGTTAATAACACGGCCATCCCACTCAGCCTGAAAGACGCCTGGGCCGACGCGCTGGGGCCCCAGTTTGCCGCCGTCACGGGCCGCCTCACGGCACTGGCTATTGCCTGGGGCCCCATCCCCATGCTAGCCCGCACCCACGGCCAGCCCGCCTCCCCCACCCGCCTGGGCAAGGAAGTGGAGGTGTTCGTGGCCCGGCTCGAAGGCCAGCTGGCGCTGCTGGCCCAGGTGCCCTACGCAGCCAAGTTCGGCGGGGCCACGGGCGGCTTCAACGCCCACTTCGTGGCCTACCCGAACACCGATTGGCACGGCTTCGCCCGGCAGTTTGTGGAGGAAACGCTGGGCCTCACCCGCACCTTCCCCACCACCCAAATTGAGCCTTACGACAACCTGGCGGCCTTCTGCGACGGTGTGAAGCGTCTGAATACCATCTTAATAGACCTGTGCCGCGACGTGTGGCAGTACATTGCCATGGGCTATTTCCGCCAAACGGTGAAGGCCGGCGAAGTGGGCTCATCAGCGATGCCGCACAAGGTGAACCCCATCGATTTTGAGAACGCCGAGGGCAACCTGGGCGTGGCCAATGCGCTGCTGGAGCACTTCGCGGCCAAGCTACCGATTTCCCGTTTGCAACGGGATTTAACCGATTCTACCGTGCTGCGCAACCTGGGCGTGCCGCTGGGCCATACGCTCATCGCCCTCCACTCGCTGCTGCGCGGCCTGGGCAAGCTGGCCCTCGACGAAGCCGCCCTGGCCCGCGACCTGGAAGCCAACTGGGCCGTGGTGGCCGAGGGTATCCAAACCGTTCTGCGCCGCGAAAGCTACCCCGATCCCTACAACGCCCTCAAGCAGCTCACGCGCACCGGCGAAGCCATTTCGGCCACCACCATCGCCCGCTTCGTGGAGGAATTGAACGTGGCCGACGGCGTAAAGGCCGAGCTGCGGGCCCTGACGCCGCAGAGCTACGTGGGGCGGTAG